The genome window CTTCGCCAATTTCACCTGGGTCGAGCTCGCCTTGCCACGTAATCCCTTCTTCGGGATGGAAGACGCTGAACAGGTCTGGCACCCGTTCGTTCTACAGGATAAGTACGAGGAATGTCTGGGTACTTGGCAGAGGTCCTTCTTAAACTGGTTCGTTGATTTCAGTCCAGGCGCGGGATCAGGAGTAGCCCGCTTCTATCTGGATGATTCCCTTGTGGCAAAGCTGCCTTTTAGGATACGCTGAGTGGGGGGAGCTGTGGCGCAGGTTAGGGTGCGGGGGGAGCGACTACAGAAGGTGCTCGCCCGGGCTGGGATAGGCTCATGGCGATTCTGCGAGCAACTGATTCGCCAGGGACGCGTGGCCGTCAACGGCGATGTAGTCACCGAACTGGGGATACAGGTTGACTCATCTGCTCAGGTCACGCTGGATGGCCAACTGATCTCTAAACCGAAAGAGCATATTTACTGGTTGTTAAATAAACCTCCTGGCTATGTGAGCACGGTTACTGATCCGCAGGGCCGTCCTACGGTCTTGGACCTGGCGCCGCTAGCAGAGCGGGTCTACCCTGTGGGGAGGCTAGATGTTGATAGCGAAGGGCTCATCCTGCTCACTAATGATGGTGAGTTAGCCTATCGACTGACTCATCCTCGCTATGGGGTAGAGAAGGAGTACCATGTGTTGATTGATGGAGTACCATCAGATGATGTGTTGCGACTCTGGTGTTCTGGGGTTGAGCTCGATGGACGGACAACTGCCCCAGCCATGGTAGAGAAGATGAAGCAAGATAAGAGGGGGATGTGGCTGAGATTCGTCATCCATGAAGGGCGCAAGCGCCAGATTCGCTTGATGAGTGAACTTTTTGGCTACAGAGCGCAGCGCCTGATCAGGGTTCGGTTTGGCCCCCTCTCTCTGGGGTGCTTGCCGGTGGGAAAGACGAGGCCACTGGCCGAGGAGGAGATAGAGAGGCTGAAGAGAGCCGTGGGATTAGTAGTAGCAAGCAGGTGAAATAGATAATGATAAAGCCCTCCACCATTGCCATCGA of Chloroflexota bacterium contains these proteins:
- a CDS encoding rRNA pseudouridine synthase, translated to MAQVRVRGERLQKVLARAGIGSWRFCEQLIRQGRVAVNGDVVTELGIQVDSSAQVTLDGQLISKPKEHIYWLLNKPPGYVSTVTDPQGRPTVLDLAPLAERVYPVGRLDVDSEGLILLTNDGELAYRLTHPRYGVEKEYHVLIDGVPSDDVLRLWCSGVELDGRTTAPAMVEKMKQDKRGMWLRFVIHEGRKRQIRLMSELFGYRAQRLIRVRFGPLSLGCLPVGKTRPLAEEEIERLKRAVGLVVASR